In Gemmatimonadaceae bacterium, the following proteins share a genomic window:
- a CDS encoding SCP2 sterol-binding domain-containing protein gives MTPPLFSQVWADAFRDAVNGDVSYRQAGLQWQSPLAFVLDDGAPVGLIGPVALEMLLDRGLCHTARIMSPDACTAPFVFRAEYGTWKEIMTGALDPVAAVMRGQVRLTGDVNALMMHARAISALVRCAQTIPTHYSDQPAA, from the coding sequence GTGACTCCTCCTCTCTTTTCCCAAGTTTGGGCTGACGCCTTCCGGGACGCCGTCAACGGCGACGTCTCGTACCGGCAGGCGGGGCTGCAATGGCAGTCGCCGCTCGCCTTCGTCCTGGACGATGGCGCGCCGGTGGGGCTCATCGGCCCCGTGGCGCTCGAGATGCTGCTCGATCGCGGGCTGTGTCACACGGCGCGCATCATGTCGCCCGATGCCTGCACGGCTCCGTTTGTATTCCGCGCCGAGTACGGCACATGGAAGGAGATCATGACGGGAGCGCTGGACCCGGTCGCCGCGGTCATGCGCGGACAGGTTCGCTTGACCGGTGACGTCAACGCCCTCATGATGCACGCGCGCGCCATCTCTGCCCTCGTGCGCTGCGCGCAGACCATTCCCACACACTACAGCGACCAGCCCGCCGCCTGA
- a CDS encoding TfoX/Sxy family protein — protein MAFDPGLVERVRDALARLGERGSRERRVFSGYGFLQGKQTFVIVWGEGLLAKLTPVDYPNALARPGITPFAPDGERPMGTWVLVPADIVADDPELAEWVAAALQGIRAVAPAKRAPAKRAPAKRAPTKRAPAKRAPATGGRKPRAKRR, from the coding sequence ATGGCGTTCGATCCCGGGTTGGTGGAGCGTGTGCGCGACGCCCTGGCCCGGTTGGGCGAACGGGGGTCGCGTGAACGCCGCGTCTTCAGCGGCTACGGCTTTCTGCAGGGGAAGCAGACGTTCGTGATCGTCTGGGGCGAGGGGCTCCTCGCCAAGCTCACCCCCGTGGACTACCCCAACGCCCTGGCGCGCCCCGGCATCACGCCGTTTGCACCTGACGGCGAACGCCCGATGGGAACCTGGGTCCTCGTCCCCGCCGACATCGTCGCCGACGACCCCGAGCTTGCCGAATGGGTCGCCGCCGCCTTGCAGGGGATCCGCGCCGTTGCGCCGGCCAAGCGCGCGCCAGCCAAGCGGGCGCCTGCCAAGCGGGCGCCAACCAAGCGCGCGCCAGCCAAGCGGGCGCCAGCCACAGGCGGGAGAAAACCCCGAGCAAAGCGCCGGTGA
- a CDS encoding prepilin-type N-terminal cleavage/methylation domain-containing protein, which translates to MPSPCAPSVSRQRRCCRSRPGHRGRRGFTFVEILVAMMVFAILVALAVARYRAMKERGYLAEMKTDLGNLRIAEEGYWADHGQYTVNQALLDYKPGSRVTVIITVSDPYAGFDAQATHVSAPGMVCQMYVGRAVSQVPSGQISCK; encoded by the coding sequence GTGCCCTCCCCGTGCGCCCCCTCCGTCTCGCGCCAACGCCGGTGTTGCCGGTCCCGCCCCGGCCATCGCGGGCGCCGCGGCTTCACCTTCGTCGAGATCCTCGTCGCCATGATGGTCTTTGCCATCCTGGTGGCGCTGGCCGTCGCGCGCTATCGCGCCATGAAGGAGCGAGGCTACCTGGCCGAGATGAAGACCGACCTCGGGAATCTCCGCATCGCCGAGGAGGGCTATTGGGCCGACCATGGGCAATACACGGTGAACCAGGCGCTGCTCGACTACAAGCCGGGTTCGCGCGTCACGGTCATCATCACCGTCTCCGATCCCTACGCGGGCTTCGACGCGCAGGCCACGCACGTCTCCGCGCCAGGCATGGTGTGCCAGATGTACGTGGGGCGCGCCGTCTCCCAGGTGCCGAGCGGGCAAATCAGCTGCAAGTAG
- a CDS encoding flippase-like domain-containing protein — MTPLRWFLTAVSFLATFGVSAYVISSNWPAEGAPLGLPWWGHLLCLAAWGLDILFRVVKIRYSAKAIGVPVTWGAILRTTLGGDFAAAITPSRSGAEPARFLIMSEGGTPLGGVVLVLYLEVFLEAISLFVVAGLLGLLLHESTGLVRGLLGTVTLYAAGVLGMGALALMLSKRNSRGPRPRWVRLMGVNALIWRRVQRGLRQLRGSVDSLRDAQRGTMFLALIFSILHVSSRLLTLPIIVWSYGGNVALGPLLLWPLILLYGAAVAPAPGGGGMVEVAFKVALDGTLPARLLGASLIWWRVYTFYLYTVAGAFAAGRTVMRALRRARRHH, encoded by the coding sequence TTGACCCCACTCCGCTGGTTCCTCACCGCCGTCTCCTTCCTGGCGACGTTCGGTGTCTCGGCCTACGTCATTTCGTCCAACTGGCCGGCGGAGGGAGCCCCGCTCGGACTGCCGTGGTGGGGGCACCTCCTCTGCCTCGCGGCCTGGGGTCTCGATATCCTGTTCCGGGTTGTGAAAATCCGGTATAGCGCAAAGGCAATTGGGGTCCCCGTCACATGGGGCGCGATCCTCCGAACCACGCTTGGCGGCGATTTCGCCGCCGCCATCACCCCCTCGCGCTCGGGCGCCGAGCCGGCCCGCTTCCTCATCATGAGCGAAGGGGGGACGCCGCTGGGAGGGGTCGTGCTCGTCCTCTACCTCGAGGTTTTCCTCGAAGCGATTTCCCTGTTTGTCGTGGCAGGTTTGCTGGGGCTCCTGCTGCACGAGTCCACCGGTCTGGTGCGTGGACTCCTCGGCACGGTGACGCTCTATGCCGCCGGCGTCCTGGGGATGGGGGCGCTGGCGCTCATGCTGTCCAAGCGGAATTCCCGGGGGCCGCGGCCGCGCTGGGTACGCCTGATGGGCGTCAATGCGCTCATCTGGCGGCGCGTCCAGCGGGGGCTGCGACAGCTGCGGGGAAGCGTCGATTCACTACGGGATGCGCAGCGCGGGACGATGTTCCTCGCCCTGATCTTCTCCATCCTGCACGTGAGTTCGCGACTGCTGACCTTGCCGATCATCGTGTGGAGTTACGGCGGGAATGTGGCGCTGGGTCCGTTATTGTTGTGGCCGCTGATTCTGCTCTACGGTGCGGCGGTCGCGCCGGCGCCCGGGGGCGGGGGAATGGTGGAGGTCGCGTTCAAGGTCGCGCTCGACGGCACGCTCCCTGCACGGTTGTTGGGTGCATCGCTCATCTGGTGGCGGGTCTACACGTTCTACCTCTACACGGTCGCCGGCGCCTTTGCGGCGGGGCGTACCGTGATGCGTGCCCTTCGGCGCGCCAGGAGGCATCACTAG
- a CDS encoding DUF4097 family beta strand repeat protein, giving the protein MTPFPSRARASRTLAAAMALAVIALATSRPLAAQQTVDRRYAVAPDLSFRVKGSIGSLRIVGWSKDSLVVTGSLPPAVQMEIGVGGDGRSPARGAKMYLESPNDDAASTGVLEIRVPARSRVWVKCGTADVEARGVDGGLDIAVIGGRVRVNASPRELQIEAMDASVAVDGTPAWLRAKTATGDITLRGGSEDLALTTVSGTIRVEQGAVERTRLESVTGPIQLLGAIARGGDVTIDSHSGEIQLVVPRTGDFAVTATSITGSVVNRFDATRPAPGREGRGAELVLERGSESARVAVRTFKGTITVTAAPLRK; this is encoded by the coding sequence ATGACGCCATTCCCATCTCGAGCGCGCGCATCGCGCACCCTCGCGGCCGCGATGGCGCTTGCCGTCATCGCCCTCGCCACGTCGCGGCCCCTCGCCGCGCAACAGACCGTCGACCGGCGCTACGCCGTCGCGCCGGACCTCTCGTTCCGCGTGAAGGGGAGTATCGGGTCGCTGCGCATCGTGGGGTGGAGCAAGGACTCACTCGTGGTCACCGGCTCGCTCCCTCCCGCGGTGCAGATGGAGATCGGCGTGGGCGGCGATGGCCGGTCGCCGGCGCGTGGGGCCAAGATGTACCTCGAGTCGCCTAACGACGACGCAGCAAGCACCGGCGTGCTGGAGATTCGCGTTCCGGCGCGCTCGCGGGTGTGGGTCAAGTGCGGGACGGCCGACGTCGAGGCGCGCGGGGTGGATGGGGGGCTCGACATCGCGGTGATTGGCGGGCGGGTGCGCGTGAACGCGTCGCCCCGCGAGCTGCAAATCGAGGCAATGGACGCCAGCGTGGCCGTCGACGGCACGCCGGCCTGGCTGCGCGCCAAGACCGCCACCGGCGACATCACGCTGCGCGGTGGGAGCGAGGACCTCGCCCTGACCACGGTGAGCGGGACCATTCGCGTGGAGCAGGGGGCGGTGGAGCGCACCCGCCTGGAGTCGGTAACGGGCCCCATCCAGCTCCTTGGCGCCATCGCGCGCGGCGGCGACGTGACCATCGACTCGCACAGCGGCGAGATCCAGCTCGTCGTTCCCCGCACGGGCGACTTTGCCGTCACGGCAACGTCCATCACCGGGTCGGTGGTGAACCGCTTCGACGCGACACGCCCGGCCCCTGGCCGCGAGGGGCGCGGCGCCGAACTGGTGCTGGAGCGCGGCTCCGAGTCGGCACGCGTGGCGGTGCGCACGTTCAAGGGGACGATCACCGTCACCGCCGCGCCGTTGCGGAAGTGA
- a CDS encoding zf-HC2 domain-containing protein — translation MEHIDEGTIHAWLDGALPASEGAFIEAHSASCSACAAAIAEARGLIAASSRILATLDDVPSGVIPTRGLAAETVRPRPASPPSTPSLTMEKPHTGVAPRPHRGWWQRPQLAAAASIAFVAVALSVVWQRSPRTSIADLASDAASEPAVAPAAVPAAPQATAPASPPATLRSAERSAERVAEVAGKPGVAAESTRALTPPAARRNAAAVVRQGPAPNVSGATAATGAAQPLAEPLRDVSARMDRAGREVAAQSNEAKRRETPPPVPAAVAASTMAARTRAAEDAAAMDSMSRKAVPALRADAIVRTEAERLRGEVDVARRSVPAPAAAPPSAQVPPAGGAAKSAVGTALARVTSSSAPTPATLAGCYQLQLTAAARDAGLASAVQLLASGAGEDEARPAYAVRPLPPAVEARGGAVAATATTTAAVVAWRWTLVPNGAANGVALVKGSGSTASRFVMAIASGEGRSLAEGALAATRIACPDR, via the coding sequence ATGGAGCACATTGACGAAGGGACCATCCACGCCTGGCTCGACGGCGCCTTGCCGGCGAGCGAGGGCGCGTTCATCGAGGCGCACTCGGCGTCGTGCAGCGCCTGCGCGGCCGCGATCGCCGAGGCGCGCGGGCTCATCGCCGCCTCGTCGCGTATCCTCGCCACGCTGGACGACGTTCCGAGCGGGGTGATTCCCACGCGTGGGCTCGCCGCGGAGACGGTGCGCCCCCGCCCCGCGTCGCCCCCGTCAACGCCGTCGCTGACGATGGAGAAGCCGCACACGGGTGTAGCGCCACGCCCCCACCGTGGCTGGTGGCAGCGCCCGCAGCTGGCGGCCGCGGCCAGCATTGCCTTCGTCGCGGTGGCGCTGTCGGTGGTTTGGCAACGGTCGCCACGCACCTCGATTGCCGACCTCGCGAGCGACGCGGCGTCGGAGCCGGCGGTGGCGCCGGCCGCGGTACCTGCGGCACCACAGGCGACCGCACCAGCGTCACCACCAGCGACCCTACGCTCGGCTGAGCGCTCGGCTGAGCGCGTGGCCGAAGTCGCGGGGAAGCCTGGCGTGGCGGCCGAGTCGACGCGGGCCCTGACGCCGCCAGCTGCACGGCGGAACGCTGCAGCCGTCGTTCGGCAGGGGCCGGCGCCGAACGTTTCGGGGGCGACCGCGGCCACCGGCGCTGCGCAGCCTCTGGCGGAGCCGTTGCGGGACGTGAGCGCGCGGATGGACCGGGCCGGGCGCGAAGTCGCGGCGCAGTCCAACGAGGCGAAGCGGAGAGAGACGCCGCCCCCCGTCCCCGCCGCCGTCGCCGCTTCGACGATGGCGGCCAGGACGCGCGCGGCGGAGGATGCCGCCGCCATGGACTCGATGTCCCGGAAGGCGGTCCCCGCGCTCCGGGCCGACGCGATCGTGCGCACGGAAGCCGAGCGGCTGCGCGGTGAGGTCGACGTTGCGCGCCGGTCGGTACCGGCCCCCGCCGCCGCCCCGCCCAGCGCGCAAGTGCCTCCCGCTGGCGGTGCGGCCAAGTCAGCGGTCGGCACTGCCCTGGCGCGCGTCACGTCATCGAGCGCGCCGACACCGGCGACGCTCGCCGGCTGCTACCAGCTGCAACTCACCGCCGCCGCGCGCGATGCCGGACTCGCTTCGGCCGTTCAGCTCCTCGCCTCAGGCGCGGGCGAGGACGAGGCACGCCCCGCGTACGCGGTGCGCCCGCTCCCTCCGGCGGTGGAAGCGAGGGGGGGCGCGGTCGCGGCCACCGCGACGACGACGGCCGCCGTGGTGGCGTGGCGCTGGACGCTCGTGCCGAACGGTGCGGCGAACGGCGTGGCGCTGGTGAAGGGAAGCGGAAGCACCGCCTCGCGCTTCGTGATGGCGATTGCGAGTGGCGAGGGGCGCTCTCTCGCCGAGGGCGCCCTGGCCGCGACCAGGATCGCCTGCCCGGATCGTTAG
- a CDS encoding RNA polymerase sigma factor, translating into MSRSIAVDEATLSARAREGDARAFEGLYRATSERVFALCLRMTGDREQAREVAHDVYVRAWEKLPGFRGDAAFSTWLHRLAVNVVLERQRRDRRRQLHERAGFDDEDDAAPSLRASPDDVGARLDLEAAIARLPTNARTVFVLHEVEGYRHEEIARAMDIAEGTVRAHLHRARRLLMEYLSR; encoded by the coding sequence ATGTCCCGTTCGATCGCCGTGGATGAGGCGACGCTCTCGGCGCGGGCGCGGGAGGGGGACGCGCGCGCCTTCGAGGGGTTGTATCGCGCTACGTCGGAGCGGGTGTTTGCGCTGTGCCTGCGAATGACGGGCGATCGCGAGCAGGCGCGCGAGGTGGCGCACGACGTGTACGTGCGGGCATGGGAGAAGCTCCCCGGCTTCCGCGGCGACGCGGCGTTCAGCACGTGGCTGCATCGGTTGGCGGTGAACGTGGTGCTGGAGCGCCAGCGCCGCGACCGGCGCCGTCAGCTGCATGAGCGTGCAGGATTCGACGACGAGGACGACGCTGCGCCGTCGCTGCGCGCGAGCCCTGACGACGTGGGGGCGCGGCTCGACCTCGAGGCGGCCATCGCGCGCCTCCCGACCAATGCGCGCACCGTCTTCGTGTTGCACGAGGTGGAAGGATACCGGCACGAGGAGATCGCGCGTGCCATGGACATAGCCGAGGGGACGGTGCGGGCCCACCTGCACCGCGCCCGGCGCCTGCTGATGGAGTACCTCTCGCGATGA
- a CDS encoding VWA domain-containing protein, protein MSAQAVAHPTSSRSTIAALSAVAALLLLGAPQGVAAQGRLIGRPCINPTPPRCAPDADCVVPVTTLPCAPTLVRVSSDVKIALADRVLRYEVTEVFKNASGRVAEADYVFPLPAGAAFEDLKLLINGELVSGETMTADRARGIYEEIVRRQRDPALVEWMGSGMLRTRIFPIAPGEEKKVVVRYQSVAEREGDALRIDYRRGTDPNGTGAMVRPGQRVNPAQLPSDTRRGEEGEWSRVRFVYRPGSNYGEPYSPTHTLRTKDEGDLRSVDARGSASDMTILLPLRRANTAALSVLAHAPGGERGFALITVTPPAASRRTMPRDLTFVVDVSGSMSGRKLEQAKAAGRALLETLRPDDRFRIIDFSTDVRSFRDGWSAATGDNLAEARRYLSSLRAEGSTNISGALEEALGARATGDRLPLVVFVTDGEPTVGERNPDAIAAMASRRSGEARLFSVGVSADVNATLIEQLAVEGHGTAHFVRDSESVERAVGLLARRLSTPVLTNVKVRADGVRLSQLLPSGELDVFAGQDLVILARYEGDGNATLRLEGESVDGPVSWSTRANFPERTRDNPFVARLWASQRVGWLAAEKRKRGATSEMDEEIKSLGERYGIPTEFSSYLVVEPGMTVATAAGGATGGVRRDAASTPVTLSSDLARRRGSEGAADAAAATAQAAPAAPAMASNELRFEAARKSAAQREAKSLGEMDAMEPEGGATQRRVGSRRFTLVGGVWMDAAYSSRMRTVTVKPFSTAYFALVQRLGELAPAFALGDRVVVTGRKVAVRLAPDGADAVESLTTAALDAIVRDW, encoded by the coding sequence ATGTCCGCCCAGGCCGTAGCGCACCCGACGTCGTCGCGTTCCACCATCGCCGCACTTTCCGCGGTCGCCGCCCTGCTCCTGCTGGGCGCCCCGCAGGGAGTTGCGGCGCAGGGGCGCCTGATCGGTCGGCCGTGCATCAACCCGACGCCGCCACGCTGCGCCCCGGATGCCGACTGCGTCGTCCCGGTGACGACGCTCCCCTGCGCACCGACGCTGGTGCGCGTGTCGAGCGACGTGAAGATCGCCCTCGCCGATCGCGTCCTGCGCTACGAGGTCACCGAGGTCTTCAAGAACGCGAGCGGTCGCGTGGCCGAGGCGGACTATGTCTTCCCGCTCCCGGCCGGCGCCGCCTTCGAGGACCTCAAACTGTTGATCAACGGCGAACTGGTGAGCGGCGAGACGATGACCGCCGACCGTGCCCGCGGCATCTATGAAGAGATTGTCCGTCGCCAGCGCGACCCGGCCCTGGTGGAGTGGATGGGGAGCGGGATGCTGCGCACGCGCATCTTCCCCATTGCGCCTGGCGAGGAGAAGAAGGTGGTGGTGCGCTACCAGAGCGTGGCCGAGCGCGAGGGCGATGCGTTGCGCATCGACTATCGCCGCGGGACGGATCCCAACGGCACGGGCGCCATGGTTCGCCCCGGGCAGCGCGTGAATCCGGCGCAGCTCCCGAGCGACACGCGCCGCGGCGAGGAGGGCGAGTGGTCGCGCGTGCGCTTTGTCTATCGCCCGGGCTCCAACTACGGAGAGCCGTACTCGCCCACGCACACGCTGCGCACGAAGGACGAGGGCGACCTGCGCTCGGTGGATGCACGAGGGAGCGCGAGCGACATGACGATCCTCCTCCCGCTGCGGCGCGCCAACACCGCCGCGCTCAGCGTCCTGGCGCACGCGCCGGGGGGTGAGCGCGGCTTCGCCCTCATTACCGTCACGCCGCCAGCCGCCTCGCGGCGCACGATGCCGCGCGACCTCACCTTCGTCGTCGACGTCTCGGGTTCGATGTCTGGGCGAAAGCTGGAGCAGGCCAAGGCGGCCGGGCGCGCGCTGCTGGAAACGCTGCGCCCCGACGATCGCTTTCGCATCATCGACTTCTCCACCGACGTGCGCTCGTTCCGCGACGGCTGGAGCGCCGCCACGGGAGACAACCTCGCCGAAGCGCGTCGCTACCTGTCGTCGCTGCGCGCCGAGGGCTCGACGAACATTTCCGGTGCGCTCGAGGAAGCGCTCGGCGCCCGCGCCACTGGCGACAGACTCCCCCTCGTGGTCTTCGTGACCGATGGCGAGCCGACGGTGGGCGAGCGCAATCCCGATGCGATCGCCGCGATGGCGTCGCGCCGCAGTGGTGAGGCACGCCTCTTCTCGGTCGGCGTCAGCGCCGATGTCAACGCCACGCTCATCGAGCAGCTGGCGGTGGAAGGGCACGGAACCGCGCATTTTGTGCGCGACAGCGAGTCGGTGGAGCGCGCCGTGGGGCTCCTGGCGCGGCGCCTGTCCACGCCGGTGCTCACGAACGTGAAGGTGCGGGCCGACGGTGTGCGCCTGTCGCAGCTGCTCCCCTCGGGCGAGCTGGATGTGTTTGCCGGACAGGACCTCGTGATCCTCGCCCGCTATGAAGGCGACGGGAACGCCACGTTGCGCCTGGAGGGGGAGTCGGTGGACGGCCCCGTGAGCTGGTCGACGCGCGCCAACTTCCCGGAGCGCACGCGCGACAATCCCTTCGTGGCGCGCCTGTGGGCATCGCAACGTGTGGGGTGGCTGGCCGCCGAGAAGCGCAAGCGCGGCGCGACGAGCGAGATGGACGAGGAGATCAAGTCGTTAGGCGAGCGGTATGGGATCCCGACCGAGTTCTCGTCGTACCTCGTGGTGGAGCCGGGGATGACGGTCGCCACCGCGGCAGGCGGCGCCACGGGCGGCGTGCGGCGCGATGCAGCATCGACACCGGTGACCCTGAGCTCCGACCTCGCGCGACGCAGGGGTTCGGAAGGCGCAGCAGACGCGGCGGCCGCCACGGCGCAGGCGGCACCGGCGGCACCGGCAATGGCCTCCAACGAGCTCCGCTTCGAGGCGGCGCGCAAGTCGGCGGCGCAGCGCGAAGCCAAGTCGCTGGGCGAGATGGACGCGATGGAGCCTGAAGGTGGGGCAACGCAGCGGCGCGTGGGGAGCCGGCGCTTTACGCTGGTGGGCGGGGTATGGATGGATGCAGCATATTCGAGCCGGATGCGCACGGTGACGGTGAAGCCCTTCTCCACCGCCTACTTTGCCCTGGTGCAGCGGTTGGGAGAGCTGGCGCCCGCCTTTGCCCTTGGCGACCGTGTGGTCGTGACGGGGCGGAAGGTGGCGGTGCGCCTTGCGCCTGACGGAGCGGACGCGGTGGAATCGCTCACCACCGCCGCGCTGGACGCGATCGTGCGCGACTGGTGA
- a CDS encoding ABC transporter permease, protein MPSWLDDLGNDARLALRSMRRAPLFATLVIGILALGIGASTTVWALLDGIVLRPLAYPNADRLFSITERSPSGGQRPPSYPTFRDWKARATAFDRLAYVRGEDLSLPEPEGTRRILSAYVSEDFFGALGVAAARGRTFAAPAGDERPIVLSWRLWQQRFGGDPSAIGQSIATANGTFTIVGVMPATFNEPAWADTWTPIELLPARSRFVLEQRTLHVDAQVTARLAPGVTREQGDSQMHSIVQAMALEYPEDAAQWTQVALTGIMDIVLGDARARLRVLALVVALVLLVTTLNAAGLMVARDAARRRELAVRTALGARGGRLARQLLVESSLLAALGGAAGIATATAMLGAIRRWAPAVFPRLGEVQLDARAMLFVLAVVAVVAVILGLLPARSALRTQLAGALRHGTAGSGEARASTRLRGALVVVQVALAVVVAVSAGLLGRTLTVLGATPLGVEPEGVQVLRVFPPPGKYDTPEGAVALYRQLEQSLKAIPGVAQVGLVNHAPFAGAFIFTTVRTDAPPATDGSDVAVYRTASPGYLAALGGQLVRGRFISDEDLTSVGSGVVVNEAFVRRFASGTDGIGKVVTVTRMAQGRSDMGTPVTAPIVGVIADERLFGVDQPPPPAVYVPYTWNVWPSIFVAIRSTMPEASLTPLIRAAVLSVDPAIPVAGSSPQTSIRPLALYLEALLQARRVSAWSLSAFSLMTLLLAAVGIFGVMAFLVVQRTREIGLRLALGATPGSVSRWVLWQTVRLALLGVVIGSVVAVGWSRALVGQLVGVTTTDPTVYVGAAALFSLAALMAGIIPAVRAARVDPVNMLRTD, encoded by the coding sequence ATGCCCTCCTGGCTGGACGACCTGGGCAACGATGCCCGCCTCGCGCTCCGCTCCATGCGACGCGCCCCGCTCTTCGCGACGCTCGTCATCGGCATTCTCGCCCTGGGGATCGGCGCCTCCACCACGGTGTGGGCGCTGCTCGACGGGATCGTCCTCCGACCGCTGGCCTATCCCAACGCCGATCGGCTCTTCTCGATCACGGAGCGATCGCCGAGCGGCGGACAGCGTCCGCCATCGTATCCCACGTTTCGTGACTGGAAAGCACGAGCGACGGCGTTCGACCGCTTGGCGTATGTGCGCGGCGAGGACCTCTCGCTCCCCGAGCCCGAGGGGACGCGCCGCATTCTGTCGGCCTATGTCAGTGAAGACTTCTTTGGCGCGTTAGGCGTCGCCGCCGCACGCGGACGCACCTTTGCCGCCCCTGCCGGCGACGAGCGCCCCATTGTCCTGTCATGGCGGCTCTGGCAACAGCGCTTTGGGGGTGACCCGTCGGCCATCGGGCAGTCGATTGCCACGGCCAACGGCACCTTCACGATCGTCGGCGTGATGCCGGCAACCTTCAACGAGCCGGCGTGGGCCGACACCTGGACTCCGATCGAGCTCCTGCCGGCACGCTCGCGCTTCGTGCTCGAGCAGCGCACGCTGCACGTCGACGCGCAGGTCACGGCGCGCCTGGCGCCGGGTGTGACGCGCGAGCAGGGCGACTCGCAGATGCACTCCATCGTGCAGGCTATGGCGCTCGAGTACCCGGAGGATGCGGCGCAGTGGACGCAGGTCGCGTTGACCGGGATCATGGACATCGTCCTGGGCGACGCCCGCGCGCGGCTGCGCGTGCTGGCGCTGGTGGTGGCGCTCGTCCTCCTGGTCACGACGCTCAACGCGGCGGGGCTGATGGTGGCGCGCGACGCCGCGCGCCGGCGTGAGCTGGCGGTGCGCACCGCGTTAGGCGCGCGCGGCGGGCGGCTGGCGCGACAGCTCCTCGTGGAGAGTTCGCTCCTCGCCGCGCTGGGCGGGGCGGCGGGGATCGCCACCGCGACGGCGATGCTCGGCGCCATCCGTCGCTGGGCGCCCGCCGTCTTTCCGCGGTTGGGAGAGGTGCAGCTCGACGCGCGCGCCATGCTGTTCGTGCTGGCCGTGGTCGCGGTGGTCGCCGTCATCCTCGGGCTCCTCCCCGCCCGATCGGCGCTGCGCACCCAACTGGCCGGTGCGCTCCGGCACGGCACCGCGGGGAGTGGCGAGGCGCGCGCGAGCACGCGGCTGCGCGGTGCGCTCGTGGTGGTGCAGGTCGCGCTGGCCGTCGTCGTCGCGGTGAGCGCCGGACTCCTCGGGCGCACGCTCACCGTGCTCGGCGCCACGCCGCTGGGCGTGGAGCCCGAGGGGGTGCAGGTGCTGCGCGTCTTTCCGCCACCCGGGAAGTACGACACGCCGGAGGGTGCGGTCGCACTCTATCGCCAGTTGGAGCAGTCACTGAAGGCGATCCCTGGCGTCGCGCAGGTGGGGCTCGTCAACCACGCGCCATTCGCGGGCGCCTTCATCTTCACGACGGTGCGCACCGACGCACCGCCCGCCACCGACGGGAGCGATGTCGCCGTCTATCGCACCGCGTCTCCGGGATACCTCGCCGCGCTCGGGGGGCAGCTCGTGCGCGGGCGATTCATCTCGGACGAGGACCTGACCTCGGTCGGGAGTGGGGTGGTGGTGAACGAGGCGTTCGTGCGTCGCTTTGCCAGCGGGACGGATGGCATCGGGAAGGTCGTCACGGTCACGCGCATGGCGCAGGGTCGGAGCGACATGGGCACGCCGGTCACCGCCCCCATCGTGGGCGTGATTGCCGACGAGCGACTGTTCGGTGTGGACCAACCGCCCCCGCCGGCGGTCTACGTGCCCTACACGTGGAATGTGTGGCCGAGCATCTTCGTGGCAATCCGTTCCACCATGCCGGAGGCGTCGCTCACGCCGCTCATCCGTGCGGCCGTCCTCTCGGTGGATCCGGCGATCCCGGTGGCCGGGTCGAGCCCGCAAACGTCGATTCGCCCGCTGGCGCTGTACCTCGAGGCGCTCCTGCAGGCGCGGCGCGTGAGCGCATGGTCGCTCTCGGCGTTTAGTCTCATGACCCTCCTCCTGGCCGCCGTGGGGATCTTCGGCGTGATGGCCTTCCTGGTCGTGCAGCGCACGCGCGAGATCGGGCTTCGCCTCGCGCTCGGCGCGACGCCGGGGTCGGTGTCGCGCTGGGTGCTGTGGCAGACGGTGCGGCTCGCCTTGCTTGGCGTGGTCATCGGGAGCGTGGTCGCCGTCGGTTGGAGCCGAGCGCTGGTGGGGCAGCTGGTGGGGGTGACGACCACCGATCCCACCGTGTACGTGGGGGCGGCGGCGCTCTTCTCGCTGGCGGCGCTCATGGCCGGGATCATCCCGGCGGTGCGGGCGGCGCGCGTCGACCCGGTGAACATGTTGCGTACCGACTGA
- a CDS encoding sigma-70 family RNA polymerase sigma factor gives MNDHELERLFREYHRPLVRYLTRRLGDRDWAEEVAQETFLRALRQDVLTSERSWLFAVATNLVRDEARKDDRRRRQLQLLAAEEQERIAEPVEASIERAQERAQEQAMARRAVDALAERDRLALLMREEGLDYNEIAEALGLSVGSIGTTLARARRRLAETYEALQGDAQRRAGGSHGAH, from the coding sequence ATGAACGACCACGAACTGGAGCGATTGTTCCGCGAGTACCACCGCCCCCTGGTGCGTTACCTGACCAGGCGGCTGGGGGACCGCGACTGGGCCGAGGAGGTCGCGCAGGAGACGTTCCTGCGCGCCCTCCGCCAGGACGTGCTCACCAGCGAACGGTCGTGGCTCTTTGCCGTGGCAACCAACCTCGTGCGAGACGAAGCCCGCAAGGATGATCGCCGGCGCCGCCAGTTGCAGCTGCTGGCGGCTGAGGAGCAGGAACGCATCGCCGAGCCCGTGGAGGCCTCGATCGAGCGGGCCCAGGAGCGGGCGCAGGAGCAGGCGATGGCGCGCCGCGCGGTCGATGCCCTGGCCGAGCGGGACCGGCTGGCGCTCCTGATGCGCGAGGAAGGGTTGGACTACAACGAGATTGCCGAAGCCCTGGGACTGTCGGTGGGATCGATCGGCACGACGCTGGCGCGCGCGAGGCGCCGCCTGGCGGAGACGTACGAAGCGCTGCAAGGCGATGCACAGCGACGTGCTGGAGGGAGCCATGGAGCACATTGA